The genomic window CACCTTTATGTCTGATTGGACTAACTCTGGTGGTTTGATGCGTGTGGCTTCAGGAGCAAACAGTGGTGATTACAACTGGACAGAAACGATAATGAAAAACATTCCAGGCAACATGCTGGGCGGTGTAGCTTTACATCATTATTCTGTAATTGATTGGAACAAAAAAGGAGATGCTGTCGATTTTGCTGAAGATATTTATTTCAGAACGATGACCGAAGCCTTAAAAATGGAAGAATTGGTTACCAAACATTCTGCCATTATGGACAAATACGATCCGAAGAAAAAAATTGCCTTGGTAGTCGATGAATGGGGCGGTTGGTACGAAGTAGAAAAAGGCAGTAATCCTGGCTTTTTATACCAACAAAACACCATGAGAGACGCCGTATTGGCAGGAACAACCCTGAATATTTTTAACAATCATGCCGAGAGAGTTCGTATGGCGAATTTGGCTCAATGCGTCAATGTATTACAAGCGGTAATCCTTACTGATAAAACAAAAATGTTGCTAACACCGACTTATCACATCATGAAAATGTATGCTGTACACCAAGATGCTAAACTGATACCTTTATCATTCGAATCCCCATCATACACATTCAATGACAAAACCTTACCAGCCATAAACGTTTCGGCTTCCAAAGATGCTAAAGGTTTAACACACATTTCATTGGTAAATATTGATTCTAAAAAAGAAAACAAAATAGAAATTGACCTCAATGCACTTGGAATAAAAACCATAACTGGAACCATCCTAAAATCATCCAAATTGCAAGACCATAATACATTTGAAAATCCAACAAAAATTCAACCAACTGTTTTTAAAGGATTCGAAATCAAAAAAGGAAAACTAGAAATCGTAATTCCTCCTTTCTCTGTTATAACATTAGAAGGGAAATAATTTATATAAATGTTTTAGTTAGTTAGAAAAATGCTCTTCCTCCTATTAGGAAGAGCATTTTATCAAATAAGGAGATTCAAAAACCTAAAATCCATGAAAAACACACTCATTACCCTATCGCTTTTAACCCTCATTACGTCTTGTAAAACCATAAAATCGGATAAAGTTTCGGCTTCCGCCAATGGTGGAAATACAACATTGACTATCAACAATCCTATCATCAAAGACAAATACACTGCTGATCCAGCCGCATTGGTTTACAAAGACAAAGTCTATCTTTATGCAGGACATGACCAAGCTCCAGATGATGTCAACTCCTATCGAATGCACGAATGGTTGCTTTATTCCTCTTCGGACATGGTAAACTGGCAAGAACATCCTGTGCCTTTGAAACCAGCTGATTTTACTTGGGCAAAAGGCGACGCTTGGGCATCGCAAGTAATTGAACGCAACGGAAAATTCTATTGGTATGTTACCGTTTCACACGGAACCATTCACGGAAAATCTATAGGAATTGCTGTTTCAGACAGTCCAACTGGTCCTTTCAAAGATGCTCTAGGAAAAGCACTAATTACCAATGACATGACCACCAAAACCAAAATCAGTTGGGACGATATTGATCCAACTGTAATGATTGACGATGATGGTCAAGCCTATTTATTTTGGGGAAACACGGTTTGCAATTACGTGAAACTAAAAGAAAATATGATTGAATTTGATGGACCAATCCAAACCATTGACTTGCCTAATTTTACCGAAGCACCTTGGATTCACAAACGCAAGGATTGGTATTATTTGTCTTATGCCTACCAATTTCCAGAAAAAATCGCTTATGCTATGAGTAAATCCATCAATGGCCCTTGGGAATACAAAGGAATTTTGAATGAAGTAGCTGGGAATTCAAACACGAATCATCAGGCAATTATTGAATTTAAAGGGAAAGATTATTTTATTTACCACAACGGAAGCATTCCAACTCACGGAGGCAGTTTCAGAAGATCGGTTTGTGTTGATAGACTCTATTACAATCCCGATGGAACAATGAAAAGAGTAATTATGACTTCAGAAGGAATAACAAAGTAGGCAATATTTAGATTTCAGTATTCAGTTTTCAAAACATACCTTATCTAGTTAAAAAGTAAAAAATGAAATTATACAAATACACCCAAAAGCCATTCCTTTTTCTAGCACTATTGATATGCTGTTTTTCGTCGGCGCAAGATATTTCCGTTCATGATCCTGTGATGATTAAGCAAAAAGACACTTATTATCTGTACTGCACCGGAAGAGGCATTAGCGTTTTTAGTTCCAAAGATTTAAAAAACTGGACGAAAGAACCAGCCATATTTCCAGAAAAACCGGTTTGGGCTGATGCTGTTGCTGCTGATTTCAAAAATCATATTTGGGCACCTGATATTTCTTTCCACAACAACACCTATTATTTGTATTATTCGGTTTCGGCTTTTGCCAAAAATACTTCGGCAATTGGCGTTACAACCAATACTACTTTAGACCCAAAAGACCCTGCTTACAAATGGGTCGATCAAGGAATTGTGATTCAATCCATTCCCAATCGTGATCTTTGGAACGCCATTGATCCCAACTTGACTTTCGACGAAAATAATACACCATGGCTGGCTTTCGGTTCTTTTTGGGAAGGATTGAAAATGGTCAAATTGAATCCAGATTTAAAATCAATTGCACAACCGCAAGAATGGCATACGATTGCCAAACGCAAAAGAACTTTCGAATTAGCCGACAGTAATCCTGGAGATGGTGCTCTTGAAGCTCCTTTCATTTTCAAAAAGAACGACTATTATTACCAATTTCTTTCTTGGGATTTGTGTTGCCGTGGCGAAAAAAGTACTTATAAAGTAGTGGTTGGAAGATCAAAAACTATAGCAGGTCCTTATGTTGACAAAGACGGAAAATCCTTGAATGAAGGTGGCGGAACTTTATTGATTCAAGGAAATGAAAATTGGTTTGGGGCTGGACACAACAGCACTTACACTTTTGACGGAAAAGATTACATCATCTACCATGCCTATGATGCCAAACAAAATGGAAAACCAATGCTACAAATAAAACAATTGCAATGGGATGCTAATTTATGGCCAATACTATAAATATATTTAAATTCAATAAGATGAACTATTTTAAACTTTGGCTGGTAATTACAATTATCACCTTACCATGTATTAACCTTGATGCCCAAAACAAAACTACTAACACCAAAAAACTATTTGATTATGATTGGAAGTTTTATTTAGGCGACAATGATGATGCTAGCAAAATTAATTTTGATGATTCGAATTGGAGAATGCTTGATTTACCACATGACTGGAGTATAGAAAGTGATTTTTCTTCAAAAAATCCAGCGGGAAATGATGGCGCATATTTGCCAACAGGAATAGGATGGTATAGAAAAACATTTAAAATAGCAAAAGATAACAAAAACAAAGTGGTTATCATCAATTTTGAAGGAGTGTATATGAACTCCGAAGTTTTTATCAATGGAAAATCTTTGGGCATTTATCCTTATGGTTATACTTCTTTTAGTTATGAATTGACACCGTACTTGGACTATGAAAAAGAAAATGTTATTGCAGTACGAGTAGATAATTCAAAACAAAAAAACAGCAGATGGTATAGTGGTTCAGGAATTTATCGTCATGTTTGGTTAAAATCAAAAGGCAGAGTACATTTCGAAAATGATGGCATAGGAATTAGCACACCGATTATCAAAAGTAATTCAGCAACCGTTGAAGTTAGTACAACTATTAAAAACAATAGCGATCAACCTAAAAGCATCCAGCTTGAGACAATAATTTTTGATTCAAAAAACAACAAAGAAGTAAAAAAATCCTCTATAACTGTTCAAATCGATTCAAAAAGCAAAAAAACCATCAAACAAAATTTAAAAGTTTCAAAGCCAAAATTATGGTCGCCAGAATCTCCAAATCTTTATAATGCAAAAGTCAGCCTAATTGATAAGGAAGAAATTGCAGACCAATCAATTCTAAATTTTGGAATTCGATCCATTAGTTTTTCAGCTACAGAAGGTTTCCTATTAAATGGGAAAACGACACTTTTAAATGGAGGTTGCGTTCATCATGATAATGGAGCCTTGGGAGCCGCATCTTATGACAGAGCCGAAGAAAGAAAAGTCGAGCTATTAAAGGAAGCAGGTTTCAATGCACTACGCACCTCTCACAATCCTCCTTCTCAAGCCTTTTTAGAAGCCTGTGATCGCCTTGGAATGCTAGTCATAGACGAAGCATTTGACGGTTGGAGAACCAAGAAAACAGAATATGATTATGCGATGTATTTTGACAAATGGTATGAACGTGATGTTCAGGCTATGGTGAAGCGTGACCGCAATCATCCTTCGGTTATTATGTGGAGTATTGGAAATGAAATAATAGAAAGAAAAGAACCGCAGGCAGTTGCAACAGCAAAAAATCTTGCCAATGCAGTAAAAGCTATTGACACCACACGACCAGTTACATCTGCAATGACAACTTGGGACAAAGATTGGGAAAT from Flavobacterium eburneipallidum includes these protein-coding regions:
- a CDS encoding alpha-N-arabinofuranosidase; the protein is MKKTTFFLLLLTFCSQISIAQKEATVITIKNTENTTIINKNIYGHFAEHLGKCIYGGFFVGDTSKIPNTAGVRNDVVAALKDLKIPNLRWPGGCFADTYHWKDGIGPKEQRPTIVNQWWGGVTEDNSFGTHDFLNMCELIGTEPYLAGNLATGTVQEMADWVQYVNFAGKSPMSDLRVKNGRKEPWKVKIWGVGNEAWGCGGNMTPDYYAGEYRKYATFMSDWTNSGGLMRVASGANSGDYNWTETIMKNIPGNMLGGVALHHYSVIDWNKKGDAVDFAEDIYFRTMTEALKMEELVTKHSAIMDKYDPKKKIALVVDEWGGWYEVEKGSNPGFLYQQNTMRDAVLAGTTLNIFNNHAERVRMANLAQCVNVLQAVILTDKTKMLLTPTYHIMKMYAVHQDAKLIPLSFESPSYTFNDKTLPAINVSASKDAKGLTHISLVNIDSKKENKIEIDLNALGIKTITGTILKSSKLQDHNTFENPTKIQPTVFKGFEIKKGKLEIVIPPFSVITLEGK
- a CDS encoding glycoside hydrolase family 43 protein; this encodes MKNTLITLSLLTLITSCKTIKSDKVSASANGGNTTLTINNPIIKDKYTADPAALVYKDKVYLYAGHDQAPDDVNSYRMHEWLLYSSSDMVNWQEHPVPLKPADFTWAKGDAWASQVIERNGKFYWYVTVSHGTIHGKSIGIAVSDSPTGPFKDALGKALITNDMTTKTKISWDDIDPTVMIDDDGQAYLFWGNTVCNYVKLKENMIEFDGPIQTIDLPNFTEAPWIHKRKDWYYLSYAYQFPEKIAYAMSKSINGPWEYKGILNEVAGNSNTNHQAIIEFKGKDYFIYHNGSIPTHGGSFRRSVCVDRLYYNPDGTMKRVIMTSEGITK
- a CDS encoding arabinan endo-1,5-alpha-L-arabinosidase; protein product: MKLYKYTQKPFLFLALLICCFSSAQDISVHDPVMIKQKDTYYLYCTGRGISVFSSKDLKNWTKEPAIFPEKPVWADAVAADFKNHIWAPDISFHNNTYYLYYSVSAFAKNTSAIGVTTNTTLDPKDPAYKWVDQGIVIQSIPNRDLWNAIDPNLTFDENNTPWLAFGSFWEGLKMVKLNPDLKSIAQPQEWHTIAKRKRTFELADSNPGDGALEAPFIFKKNDYYYQFLSWDLCCRGEKSTYKVVVGRSKTIAGPYVDKDGKSLNEGGGTLLIQGNENWFGAGHNSTYTFDGKDYIIYHAYDAKQNGKPMLQIKQLQWDANLWPIL
- a CDS encoding glycoside hydrolase family 2 TIM barrel-domain containing protein produces the protein MNYFKLWLVITIITLPCINLDAQNKTTNTKKLFDYDWKFYLGDNDDASKINFDDSNWRMLDLPHDWSIESDFSSKNPAGNDGAYLPTGIGWYRKTFKIAKDNKNKVVIINFEGVYMNSEVFINGKSLGIYPYGYTSFSYELTPYLDYEKENVIAVRVDNSKQKNSRWYSGSGIYRHVWLKSKGRVHFENDGIGISTPIIKSNSATVEVSTTIKNNSDQPKSIQLETIIFDSKNNKEVKKSSITVQIDSKSKKTIKQNLKVSKPKLWSPESPNLYNAKVSLIDKEEIADQSILNFGIRSISFSATEGFLLNGKTTLLNGGCVHHDNGALGAASYDRAEERKVELLKEAGFNALRTSHNPPSQAFLEACDRLGMLVIDEAFDGWRTKKTEYDYAMYFDKWYERDVQAMVKRDRNHPSVIMWSIGNEIIERKEPQAVATAKNLANAVKAIDTTRPVTSAMTTWDKDWEIFDPLMAEHDVAGYNYELKRAPDDHKRVPTRVIVQTESYPREAFQNWKLVNENKYIIGDFVWTAMDYLGESGIGRWYYSGEVTGEHWERDLFPWHGAYCGDIDMMGWRKPISHYRSMLYNNNEKLYLAVKEPNPDPLEIIETRWSVWPTWESWTWPEFLGKEIQVEVYSKYPKVRLYLNDKIVGESETNSDTQFKATFSVPYNPGQLKAVGLQNGKETESKILKTAGKATKIVLKADRNNIKADGQDLSYVTLEIVDEFGTIVPNADLKIQFTISESGSILGTDNANIKDVNSYVSQTRMTWKGKALAIIKSNRTKGEILLSASADGLATATLKIKTE